A stretch of DNA from Lawsonibacter asaccharolyticus:
TCGTCCACCGACATGGTGAAGGCGATGAGCAGGCCGTTGACGATGCCCGGCTTGATCTCAGGCACCACCACCTTCCAGAAAGCCTGCATCCAGGTGCAGCCCAGGTCCTGGGCCGCGTCCACCAGGTTCTTGTCCATCTGCCGCAGCTTGGGCATGATGGACAGGATCACATAGGGGATGTTGAAGGTGATGTGGGCGATGAGCATGGTGCCGAAGCCCAGATAGAGCTTGGTGGGCAGATCGGTGCCCAGACTGGCGTTGATCCACTCCGCAGCCTGTCCCCACAGGGAGAAGGCTGCCACAAAGAACAGACACATGCTCACACCGGTGACAATATCGGCGTTGACCATGGGTATATTGTTGATGGTCATCAGGGGACTGCGCCAGCGCCGCTTCATGTTGTAGAAGCCGATGGCGGCGAAGGTGCCCGCCACGGTAGCGATGACCGCCGCCAGGACGGAGACTGCCAAGGTGGTGTAGAAGGCGTCCAGGATCAGGTCATCCCGAAGCAGCTCCCGATACCAGTCCAGGGTAAAGCCGGCCCATACCGAGCGGCTGCTGGAGTCGTTGAAGGAAAAGACGATGAGTACCAGAATGGGGGCGTAAAGGAACACAAAGACCAGCGCCATGGAGAGGCGGCGGAAGAGAGAGGCGGAACGGCTCATAGCATCACCGCCTGTTCCTCGCCCTCACCGAAGCGATTCATTACCGACATGCAGATGACCACGATCACCATCATCACCAGCGCCACGGCGGAGCCCAGATAGGGGTTATAGGCCGAGCCCTTGAACTGCATCTCAATCAGGTTGCCCAGCAGAAGATGCTTGCCGCCCCCCAGCAGATGGGAGATGGCGAAGGTGGACACCGCAGGGACGAACACCATGGTGATGCCCGAGAGGACCCCAGGCAGGGACAGGGGCAGGGTCACACGGCGGAACACCGTGACCGAATCGGCCCCCAGGTCCCGGGCGGCCTCGATCAGCCGGTGGTCCAGCTTGACGATGACCGAGTAGATGGGCAGGATCATGAAGGGCAGGAAGTTGTACACCATGCCCAGCACCACCGCGCCCTGGGTGTTGATCATTTTGAAATACTCGATCTCCGTGCCAAAGAGGCCGTTGATGAGGTCGAACAGGCCGATAGCGTCAAAAAAACGGTTGAGCAGGCCGG
This window harbors:
- a CDS encoding ABC transporter permease; translation: MSRSASLFRRLSMALVFVFLYAPILVLIVFSFNDSSSRSVWAGFTLDWYRELLRDDLILDAFYTTLAVSVLAAVIATVAGTFAAIGFYNMKRRWRSPLMTINNIPMVNADIVTGVSMCLFFVAAFSLWGQAAEWINASLGTDLPTKLYLGFGTMLIAHITFNIPYVILSIMPKLRQMDKNLVDAAQDLGCTWMQAFWKVVVPEIKPGIVNGLLIAFTMSVDDFVISYFTAGSTTANLAMRIYAMTKKRISPEVNAISTLLFATVLILLIVINLREASQEKAARKLRR
- a CDS encoding spermidineputrescine ABC transporter permease, with translation MKRNKLSLFSIPYVVWMAIFVVIPILMVVVYAFSSAGGGFTLDNFARIWDYAVVFTRSFKLALIATVICLLVGYPISCFLAREGAGFQRVAMMLIMLPMWMNFLLRTYAWMSILENTGLLNRFFDAIGLFDLINGLFGTEIEYFKMINTQGAVVLGMVYNFLPFMILPIYSVIVKLDHRLIEAARDLGADSVTVFRRVTLPLSLPGVLSGITMVFVPAVSTFAISHLLGGGKHLLLGNLIEMQFKGSAYNPYLGSAVALVMMVIVVICMSVMNRFGEGEEQAVML